In Oligoflexia bacterium, the following are encoded in one genomic region:
- a CDS encoding methylated-DNA--[protein]-cysteine S-methyltransferase — protein sequence MHLNQKKFDEYYQALLTKDVKYEGAFFACISSTGIFCRSSCHARKPKKENVEFVLSSQEALRKGYRPCKVCSPMQALSDKPEWLKVLFTAIETEERYRFSDEDIKALGIDPNRVRRWFKKNHNMTFQAYLRSLRMGQAFGHLNQGGKVIDAAMEHGYESLSGFTQAFKQLTGRSPKNINANTVIESYQLLTPLGPMLAASINEKICLLEFNDRRMLETQLIAIQKHFKAPIVLKKNKVIEQLQEQLNEYFAGKRKTFSVSLYMVGSDFQKQVWQVLMAIPYGEVRSYKQQAQKMKHPKAVRAVANANGANKIAIVIPCHRVIGSDGSLCGYGGGLERKEQLLKLEGYKI from the coding sequence ATGCACCTAAATCAAAAAAAATTTGATGAGTACTATCAGGCCTTGCTCACTAAAGATGTGAAATACGAGGGGGCTTTTTTTGCCTGTATCAGCAGCACGGGTATTTTTTGTCGTTCAAGTTGTCATGCTAGAAAACCTAAGAAAGAAAATGTTGAATTTGTATTGAGTAGCCAAGAAGCCTTAAGAAAAGGTTATCGGCCGTGTAAAGTGTGTTCTCCTATGCAAGCGTTATCAGATAAGCCAGAGTGGTTAAAGGTATTGTTTACAGCAATCGAGACAGAAGAACGCTATCGTTTTTCAGATGAAGATATCAAAGCCTTAGGTATAGACCCCAATAGAGTAAGGCGTTGGTTTAAAAAAAATCACAACATGACCTTTCAAGCTTATTTAAGATCCTTAAGAATGGGACAGGCTTTTGGTCATTTGAATCAAGGAGGAAAAGTGATTGATGCGGCTATGGAGCATGGTTATGAATCTTTAAGTGGCTTTACCCAAGCTTTTAAGCAGCTAACCGGTAGATCTCCAAAAAACATTAACGCCAATACGGTTATAGAAAGTTATCAGCTGTTGACACCCTTGGGCCCCATGTTGGCGGCCAGCATCAATGAAAAAATATGCTTGCTGGAGTTTAATGATAGAAGAATGTTGGAAACACAATTGATTGCAATTCAAAAACATTTTAAAGCGCCCATCGTTCTTAAAAAAAATAAAGTGATAGAGCAACTGCAAGAACAATTGAATGAGTACTTTGCAGGAAAAAGAAAAACATTTTCTGTATCATTATATATGGTAGGGAGCGATTTTCAAAAACAGGTATGGCAAGTACTGATGGCCATTCCTTATGGAGAAGTAAGAAGTTATAAACAACAAGCACAAAAGATGAAACATCCTAAAGCAGTTAGAGCCGTAGCCAATGCCAATGGTGCCAATAAAATTGCTATTGTTATTCCTTGTCATAGAGTCATTGGCAGTGACGGCAGTCTCTGTGGCTACGGCGGTGGACTAGAAAGAAAAGAACAGTTGTTAAAACTAGAAGGTTACAAAATTTAA